The genomic region CTTCAGGTGGGGCAACGGAGGCCTTTGCTGCTCCCGCCGCCTGAGCCGTCTCATTAGCCGCGCAGGCGTTCCGCTGAATATTATCTCCATTCACCATGGCGGTGGACAGCCCGTATCGCCTCCGTTCTGCGGTGGCGTCCATCACGTTTCACTAATGCTGGTTGACGATGACCCGCTGTTTGCATATTACGTGTTCTCAGGTATAGAAGTACCTAGGGCAGGGTATCGTAGCAAGTAGAAAGACTTACTCATCATGAGCATAATGTGATCATGGAAGATAATAGACGTCGTCCGCCTCGAATTCAGCAGCAGGGGTAAAAAATGAAAGTCAAACGAATCGTTGCCAACATCGCCGTATCGGATACGAAGGCGGCAAAACGCTTCTACGGAGACGTACTCGGTCTCGACATCTTGATGGGTAACGGCTGGATTACAACATATGGCTCACAGGACGAGATGAGCATTCAGGTGAGCATCGCCAGCCAAGGCGGCAACAGTACGCCAGTACCTGATCTGTCGATTGAAGTCGACGATCTTGACGCGGCGCTACGTCGCATCAAACACGAAGGGTATTCAATCGAATATGGGCCGGTGGATGAGACCTGGGGTGTACGGCGATTCTTTGTGCGTGATCCGTTTGGCAAGCTGATCAACATCCTTGCTCATATTTAACAGAGGGATGCCTAGCCCCAGTTTAAGATTTAGGTCCATGATCTATACGAACGCTGTCGGCGGCCCGACTCATAGATGGTGGCGCAGGCTTGCCGTCTGCAAGAAGTTGCACTCATAAGATGTTGTACGAGAGCGGTCGGCCAAAGGCCCGCCAGCGGGAACGCGCTCGTTAGGAGCTCCTGGTAAAAACCTTCAATAAACAATCGACTTTGTTAACATGCTGATTATGCACATGATCAATTCTTCACGTCACGCTCGATCCACTGTTTCCGCCATAATTGATATAGCTCCGGGCCGCTTAGCTGAAAGCCTAGCTTGTTAAGAATGCGTGACCAGCCGGGATGTATTCGCCCCCCATCGACTTCAATGCGATCGATTTTCATGTCCTCAAACATATATGTTACCGCGCGCTCAGTTGCTTCCCATGCATAGCCGTTTCTCCAGTACTTGCTGGCGATTTTACAGGACAGCGCGCCAATATTCGCGTTAGCTCCGAAAGTTATCGATCCGATGACGGAGTTATTTTCGCGTAGCGCGATCGCAAGAGGCGTAACTTCCGTGACCGCAACTTTAGAGCGATTTGCGAGCCAGCGAATGTTTGCGCGAGTCTGCTCGGCGGATTTCGGGGGGATATTCAAATATCTCATGACGTGGACATCCGACCAGTACCCATGGAATCCCGGCCAATCCTTTTCTTCGAAATGCCGTAGGATCAGTCGGTTAGTCGTGAGGCTCCAAGAGTTAACATCGTTCATGGGTACTACTCCCTAAGCACCTGAGTTTGCAAGCGCCTCGCTGTTAATTGCTCTGGGCGCCTTCCCACGCCGTTTACGACGGACCGAGCCTCGTGCCAGTAAAACATATCGCTACAAAAGTAGCTATTTCTTCGGACCTGATCCATCAGGTCCGAAGAAATAGCTTTCGTGTGCTGCATCGTCTCCTACCCAACATCATTGACTAAAATCATAAACTAGCGCTGTCTTGGATATAGCCTCTGTATTTGTGGCGAAAACCTCGAAGATTCGTGTAAGGCTGGTAAGCTCAAGGATACGCAGGACACTCGGCGTGGGACTGACCAAAATGAGGTTCCCGTTCATCTCCTGCATCCGCTTCAAGCTGCTGACCAGCACTCCCAGCGAACTGCTATCTAGGTATTTGACCAGGGAAAGGTTAATGATCAGGTTCTTGACGCCAGCGCCGAGAAGACGATCGATCTCCACTTTCAGGTCGGGAGAGGTAGTAAGGTCGAGGTCGCCGTCGATCTCGAAGATTCGGGTGAATCTATTGGGAGCGAGCGTATTAATAGTCAAAATAACGGAACTCTTTCTCTTTACAACTTGTCTATTTTGCGGCGATGTCCCCATCCTCTATTTTGGGGCGATGCATCCATCCTCAAACACCAGATCCGCGAGGCATCTTGGGCACTCCACATCCTTTGGGTTTTTGGTAGCGTTAATATAGATCATTCTCTGACATATCGGACAGTTTCCGTGGTGCAGGCCGGAGAGTTTGACTTTCTCGCTATTGAGCATCTCAGCGCTCACAGAGCCTGAGAAGGCCAGTACAATTTCGCCAATGATGTATAGGCTCAGCGCCGCCGCGACGACGAGCAGCCAGACACCTACTGCCTTTATCGGTGGTGCTAGGAACAGGCATATGAGACCTATGATGGCCAGCACTAGCAGAGCGCCCTGAGCGCCCTGCGCTTCGAAGCTGCCAAGGCTAGCGCCTTTGCGCAGCGCACGCCGCGCTAGAAGCTCGATTTCAGCGTCCGTGCATGCGCGAAACTTGACGCCCCTCGGCTGCATCTCAGGTGAGTGCGAAGTCATCCATGATTCCTCGGCAATCGTTGT from Capsulimonas corticalis harbors:
- a CDS encoding STAS domain-containing protein; amino-acid sequence: MTINTLAPNRFTRIFEIDGDLDLTTSPDLKVEIDRLLGAGVKNLIINLSLVKYLDSSSLGVLVSSLKRMQEMNGNLILVSPTPSVLRILELTSLTRIFEVFATNTEAISKTALVYDFSQ
- a CDS encoding GNAT family N-acetyltransferase, whose product is MNDVNSWSLTTNRLILRHFEEKDWPGFHGYWSDVHVMRYLNIPPKSAEQTRANIRWLANRSKVAVTEVTPLAIALRENNSVIGSITFGANANIGALSCKIASKYWRNGYAWEATERAVTYMFEDMKIDRIEVDGGRIHPGWSRILNKLGFQLSGPELYQLWRKQWIERDVKN
- a CDS encoding glyoxalase superfamily protein, which produces MKVKRIVANIAVSDTKAAKRFYGDVLGLDILMGNGWITTYGSQDEMSIQVSIASQGGNSTPVPDLSIEVDDLDAALRRIKHEGYSIEYGPVDETWGVRRFFVRDPFGKLINILAHI